Below is a window of Flavobacterium sp. CFS9 DNA.
CAATTCATAACTATCGGACTTCCAATTCTAATTTTATTGATTTTCGGACTGGCATTTACTTACCTCCGAAAAAGAAAATACAGTAAATAGATGTTAATAAAAAAAATGCACAAATTAAGATTGTTTACGATATATTTGTAAAACCTATCTTAGTTGAAAAAGACTAAAGAAAAGAGCAAAAAAATAAAACAATAGAGATGAAATTTATAGTATCGAGTTCGTACTTATTAAAACAATTACAAGTTTTAGGTAGTGTAATTAACAGTAACAATACGTTGCCAATTTTAGACAACTTTTTATTTGAACTAAACAACAGCGAACTGACCGTTTCGGCTTCAGATCTTGAAACTACCATGTCTGCTACGTTGTCAATCGATTCTACAAGTAAAGGCAGCGTTGCCGTACCTGCTAAACTTTTGCTTGAAATTTTAAAAACGTTCCCGGAGCAGCCTTTAACTTTTACTGTTGAGGAAAACAATACTGTTGAAATTAGTTCAAACTCAGGAAAATATGCTCTTGCATATGCTGCGGGAGAAGAATTTCCAAAATCAGTAAGTCTTGAAGAACCATCTGTAACGCTTGTTCCTGCTGATGTTTTGGCAACTGCTGTAAGTAAAACTATTTTCGCTGCCGGAAATGATGATTTACGTCCGGTAATGTCGGGAGTTTTCTTCCAATTCTCACCAGAAGGATTAACTTTCGTAGCAACAGATGCTCATAAATTGGTAAAATATGCCCGTACAGATGTAAAAGCATCTCAGGTAGCTGATTTTATCATGCCTAAAAAACCTTTGAATATTTTAAAAAGTATTTTAGGAACTTCAGATGCTGAAGTAAAAATTGAATACAACGATTCAAATGCGACTTTCTCATTTGACAATTATATTTTAACCTGTCGTTTGATTGACGGAAAATACCCTAACTATGAAGCGGTAATTCCAAAAGAAAATCCAAACAAACTAATGATTGACCGTTCTTTATTTTTAAGCTCGGTGAAACGTGTGGCCATTTTCTCTAACAAAACGACACACCAAATTCGATTAAAAATTGCCGGAGCTGAATTAAACGTCTCTGCAGAAGATATCGATTACTCTAATAAAGCAGAAGAAAGACTAACTTGTGATTATCAGGGAGATGATCTTCAAATTGGTTTCAACTCCCGTTTTTTAACTGAAATGCTGACAAACTTACAATCAGATATGATTATGCTGGAAATGTCATTACCTAACAGAGCAGGAATCCTAACTCCGGTTGACGGTTTAGAAGAAGGAGAAACTGTTACGATGTTAGTAATGCCGGTAATGTTAAATAGTTAACATCAAAACTTCTTTTTGTTACAGAGATCTTTTTTAGTTTCAAATTAAAGACATATCATTGTAAAAAAAATACAACATCGCTATTAACCAACCATTTTTTATACCTAGAAACCGCAATTCCCAAAAAGAGTTGCGGTTTTTTATTCTACTAAACCCGACAGGTTTCTAAAACCTGTCGGGTTTGCTAATCGAAAACTTTTTTTCCTTATTTTTGATTTATGAAAATAGAAATTTGGTCGGACATCATGTGTCCGTTTTGTTATATCGGAAAAAGACAATTGGAAACGGCTTTAGCTGAATTTCCTAATAACGAGTTTGAAATTGAATGGAAAAGTTTCCAACTTGATCCTACTATCGAACCACAAACAGGTAAAGACGTTTATACGTTTCTTGCTGAACGAAAAGACATCTCTGTTGAACAATCCATCGAAATACATAAAGGAGTTGTAGAACACGCTAAAAGTGTCGGTTTAGACTATCATTTTGACAAAGCGATAGTTTCAAACTCCCTGTCAGCACATCGCATTATCCATTTGGCCAAAGCCAAAAATCTTGCTGATGAAATGGAGGAAATTTTCTTTAAGGCTTATTTTACAGAAGGAAGAGACCTGAACGATCCGGACACTCTGATTGAACTTGGTGTAAAAGCAGGTTTAAGTCCCGAGGAAGTCAAAGAGACAGTTGAAAATGAAAGACTTTACATTAGCGACGTCCACACCGATCTTATTCAAGCGCAGAATATGGGTATACAAGGAGTTCCGTTTTTTGTTTTTGATCGAAAATATGCGGTTTCAGGAGCTCAGCCTGTTG
It encodes the following:
- the dnaN gene encoding DNA polymerase III subunit beta codes for the protein MKFIVSSSYLLKQLQVLGSVINSNNTLPILDNFLFELNNSELTVSASDLETTMSATLSIDSTSKGSVAVPAKLLLEILKTFPEQPLTFTVEENNTVEISSNSGKYALAYAAGEEFPKSVSLEEPSVTLVPADVLATAVSKTIFAAGNDDLRPVMSGVFFQFSPEGLTFVATDAHKLVKYARTDVKASQVADFIMPKKPLNILKSILGTSDAEVKIEYNDSNATFSFDNYILTCRLIDGKYPNYEAVIPKENPNKLMIDRSLFLSSVKRVAIFSNKTTHQIRLKIAGAELNVSAEDIDYSNKAEERLTCDYQGDDLQIGFNSRFLTEMLTNLQSDMIMLEMSLPNRAGILTPVDGLEEGETVTMLVMPVMLNS
- a CDS encoding DsbA family protein — its product is MKIEIWSDIMCPFCYIGKRQLETALAEFPNNEFEIEWKSFQLDPTIEPQTGKDVYTFLAERKDISVEQSIEIHKGVVEHAKSVGLDYHFDKAIVSNSLSAHRIIHLAKAKNLADEMEEIFFKAYFTEGRDLNDPDTLIELGVKAGLSPEEVKETVENERLYISDVHTDLIQAQNMGIQGVPFFVFDRKYAVSGAQPVEAFVNTIKEVQK